A single window of Ferrimonas balearica DSM 9799 DNA harbors:
- the fadJ gene encoding fatty acid oxidation complex subunit alpha FadJ — translation MSDKTFSLDVGNDGVAIITMDVPGESMNTLRDSFAAEVRDLLGEIVQDSSIKGVVFTSGKPGSFIAGADIAMLAACKTTDDAYQISRGAQQLFNELAALKVPVVAAIDGPCLGGGLELALACDYRICSDSAKTVLGVPEVQLGLLPGGGGTQRLPRLVGVARSLDMMLSGRQLRAKQAKKFGLVEETVPLSVLVDVAREYALKGKRKAVKPNLKGAEKLLESTAFGRKVIFDQAGKKVLAKTQGNYPAPLKIIDCVRTGLEKGLDAGYEVEARHFGELVMTPESEALRSIFFATTEMKKESGAGDAKPLPLNKVMVLGGGLMGGGIASVTALKAKLPARIKDIAEPGLQNALAYSYKQVDKRVKKRQMTPAQRDKAMSLLSTTTRYDGIKDVDIVVEAVFEDLNLKHQMVKDVEANCGEHTIFASNTSSLPIGQIAEAASRPDKVIGLHYFSPVEKMPLVEVIAHKGTSAETIATTVAFARKQGKTPIVVQDGAGFYVNRILALYMNEAANLLLDGEPVEALDKALVKFGFPVGPVTLLDEVGIDVGAKISPILESELGSRFAAPAAFAKLLADDRKGRKNGKGFYQYGGKAKGKKPVDESVYQVLGIQPQGRLSQSELAERCVVQMLNEAVRCLEEGIIASPRDGDIGAIFGIGFPPFLGGPFRYIDRLGAKSLVERLRSYQERFGDRFAPADKLVAMAEQDERFYP, via the coding sequence ATGAGTGATAAGACCTTTAGCCTCGACGTGGGCAATGATGGCGTCGCCATCATCACCATGGACGTCCCCGGTGAGAGCATGAACACCCTGCGCGACAGTTTTGCCGCTGAGGTGCGTGACCTGCTGGGTGAGATTGTTCAGGACAGCAGCATCAAAGGGGTGGTGTTCACCTCCGGTAAGCCCGGCTCCTTTATTGCCGGTGCCGATATCGCCATGCTGGCGGCCTGCAAAACCACCGATGATGCCTATCAGATCTCCCGCGGCGCCCAGCAACTGTTTAATGAGCTGGCCGCCCTGAAGGTGCCGGTGGTGGCAGCCATTGATGGCCCCTGCCTCGGCGGTGGCCTGGAGCTGGCCCTGGCCTGTGACTATCGCATCTGCTCCGACAGTGCCAAAACCGTACTGGGCGTGCCGGAAGTGCAGCTGGGCCTGTTGCCCGGCGGCGGTGGTACTCAGCGCCTGCCGCGCCTGGTGGGGGTGGCCCGCTCACTGGATATGATGCTGTCCGGTCGCCAGTTGCGCGCCAAGCAGGCGAAGAAATTTGGCCTGGTGGAGGAGACGGTGCCGCTGTCCGTGTTAGTGGACGTGGCCCGTGAGTACGCCCTCAAAGGTAAGCGCAAAGCGGTGAAGCCGAACCTCAAAGGGGCGGAGAAGCTGCTGGAAAGCACCGCCTTTGGCCGCAAGGTGATCTTTGACCAGGCGGGCAAGAAGGTGCTGGCCAAGACCCAGGGCAACTACCCAGCGCCGCTGAAGATCATCGACTGCGTGCGCACCGGCCTTGAGAAGGGGCTGGATGCCGGTTACGAGGTGGAAGCCCGTCACTTCGGTGAGCTGGTGATGACGCCGGAGTCCGAAGCGTTGCGCTCCATCTTCTTTGCCACCACTGAGATGAAGAAAGAGAGTGGTGCGGGTGACGCGAAACCGTTACCGCTGAACAAGGTGATGGTACTGGGCGGCGGCCTGATGGGTGGGGGTATCGCCTCGGTTACCGCCCTGAAGGCGAAACTGCCGGCCCGCATCAAGGACATCGCTGAGCCGGGCCTGCAAAACGCGCTGGCCTACAGCTACAAGCAAGTGGACAAGCGGGTTAAGAAACGCCAGATGACCCCGGCCCAACGGGACAAGGCGATGAGCCTGCTCTCAACCACCACCCGCTACGACGGCATCAAAGATGTGGATATCGTGGTGGAAGCGGTGTTTGAGGATCTGAACCTGAAGCACCAGATGGTGAAGGATGTGGAAGCCAACTGCGGTGAACACACCATCTTCGCCTCCAACACCTCCTCCTTGCCGATAGGCCAGATTGCCGAGGCGGCGAGCCGTCCGGATAAAGTGATCGGCCTGCACTACTTCTCTCCGGTGGAGAAGATGCCGCTGGTGGAGGTGATTGCCCACAAAGGCACCTCCGCTGAAACCATCGCCACCACCGTCGCCTTTGCCCGCAAGCAGGGTAAAACCCCGATCGTGGTGCAGGACGGCGCGGGCTTCTATGTGAACCGAATCCTGGCCCTCTACATGAACGAAGCCGCCAACCTGCTGCTGGATGGCGAGCCGGTTGAAGCGCTGGACAAGGCGTTGGTGAAGTTTGGTTTCCCGGTGGGACCGGTCACTCTGCTGGATGAAGTGGGTATTGACGTCGGTGCCAAAATTTCGCCAATCCTTGAGAGTGAACTGGGATCACGGTTTGCGGCACCCGCCGCTTTCGCCAAATTATTGGCGGACGACCGGAAGGGCCGGAAGAACGGAAAGGGCTTTTACCAGTACGGTGGCAAGGCGAAGGGGAAAAAACCGGTCGATGAGTCGGTTTACCAGGTGCTTGGGATTCAACCGCAAGGCCGCCTGAGCCAATCTGAGCTGGCGGAGCGCTGTGTGGTGCAGATGCTGAACGAGGCCGTCCGCTGCCTGGAGGAGGGCATCATCGCCTCACCCCGTGACGGCGACATCGGTGCCATCTTTGGTATCGGCTTCCCGCCGTTTCTGGGCGGCCCGTTCCGCTACATCGACCGCTTGGGTGCCAAGTCCCTGGTAGAGCGCCTCAGAAGCTACCAGGAGCGATTTGGCGACCGATTCGCTCCTGCGGATAAGCTGGTGGCGATGGCCGAGCAGGACGAGCGTTTCTACCCTTGA